In Panicum virgatum strain AP13 chromosome 4N, P.virgatum_v5, whole genome shotgun sequence, a single window of DNA contains:
- the LOC120669455 gene encoding uncharacterized protein LOC120669455, which yields MATPNYAYLKLNLPGLNKVITVSGSFEQAYISSREYFDLSTTAANSTELGQLRATTPECCPDPGKPSQALAVVSTDETKSVVVDDADPTKTVRVGAQLSTK from the coding sequence atggcgacgCCCAACTAcgcctacctcaagctcaatcTGCCAGGCCTGAACAAGGTCATCACAGTGAGCGGCTCCTTCGAGCAGGCCTACATCAGCAGCCGCGAGTACTTCGACCTCTCCACCACTGCGGCGAACTCGACTGAGCTCGGCCAGCTTCGCGCCACCACTCCCGAGTGCTGTCCTGACCCTGGCAAGCCCAGCCAGGCACTAGCCGTCGTCTCAACTGATGAGACCAAGTCGGTCGTGGTCGACGACGCCGATCCAACCAAGACGGTGCGGGTCGGCGCCCAGCTGTCGACCAAATAG
- the LOC120671609 gene encoding myb family transcription factor MPH1-like, whose product MRGFERKGVRQYNWSEVPRMRWTEELHRQFVEAVECLGGQDEATPKRILQLMGVKGVSISHIKSHLQMYRSSSNSSSAHQSSLQKSTSSSNSKRVFLNREDHCAYASPDGNTAASDKNMYAALLRGCSQSSPYQIIPSLQEVFRSWEQSRGRVPWNSNVLTIEKAAVKPSHTTSNKRPDEKQPDCDLTLSIGLWEDASSDADGSSTISEELPAPAAGARGVATVKEEDSKPALNLDLTISSSWLA is encoded by the exons ATGAGAGGGTTTGAGAGGAAAGGAGTCCGGCAGTACAACTGGTCGGAGGTGCCGCGGATGCGGTGGACGGAGGAGCTTCACCGGCAGTTCGTCGAGGCCGTCGAGTGCCTCGGTGGCCAGGACG AAGCAACTCCTAAACGAATTCTTCAGTTGATGGGCGTGAAAGGAGTTAGCATATCTCATATCAAGAGCCATCTTCAG ATGTACAGAAGCtctagcaacagcagcagtgccCATCAGTCCAGCCTCCAGAAGTCGACATcaagcagcaacagcaagcgcgtGTTCTTGAACCGTGAAGATCACTGCGCCTACGCGTCACCGGATGGAAACACGGCAGCTTCAGACAAGAACATGTACGCCGCCTTGCTCCGCGGTTGCAGTCAGTCGTCACCATACCAAATAAT ACCATCGCTACAGGAAGTATTCAGAAGCTGGGAACAAAGTAGAGGGCGTGTTCCTTGGAACTCCAACGTGCTGACAATAGAGAAG GCGGCGGTTAAGCCAAGTCACACTACTTCCAACAAGAGGCCTGATGAGAAGCAACCGGACTGCGACCTCACGCtgtcgatcggcctgtgggagGACGCGAGCAGCGACGCCGACGGCTCGAGCACGATCAGTGAGGAGCTCCCGGCTCCGGCAGCCGGTGCTCGCGGTGTCGCCACCGTGAAGGAGGAGGACAGCAAGCCGGCACTGAACCTGGACTTGACCATCTCGTCGTCTTGGCTGGCGtga